In Archangium violaceum, the following are encoded in one genomic region:
- a CDS encoding FecR family protein, which produces MNSRWSYSVFVLALAALSVGCPADEKPAAAVHVPAVPEPVRRAQLKGLQGDVKVKRAAGDEWLPAQEGMPLFENDKVRTVAGAGAQIVFANGSVVNLGQDALIGIAETRARPGQVRTDLTVLRGRVDAELEDPARQSLSVTTPAATVRAGREIVFQ; this is translated from the coding sequence GTGAACAGTCGCTGGTCCTATAGTGTGTTCGTCCTCGCGCTCGCGGCGCTGTCGGTGGGCTGTCCCGCCGACGAGAAGCCCGCGGCCGCAGTGCATGTGCCGGCCGTACCGGAGCCGGTGCGGCGTGCTCAACTCAAGGGGTTGCAAGGGGACGTGAAGGTAAAACGCGCGGCGGGAGATGAGTGGCTCCCCGCCCAGGAGGGCATGCCCCTCTTCGAGAACGACAAGGTGCGGACCGTGGCGGGCGCGGGAGCTCAGATCGTCTTCGCCAACGGCAGCGTGGTGAACCTCGGCCAGGATGCGCTGATCGGCATCGCCGAGACGCGCGCGAGGCCCGGGCAGGTGCGTACGGACCTGACCGTTCTCCGCGGACGGGTGGACGCCGAGCTCGAGGATCCGGCCCGCCAGTCGCTCTCGGTCACCACTCCAGCGGCCACCGTTCGGGCCGGAAGGGAGATCGTGTTCCAATGA
- a CDS encoding carbon-nitrogen hydrolase family protein, producing the protein MYLLAAAQMVSTADKAHNLDSATRLVRRAADLGARLVGLPENFSWMGPESERSGAAETLDGPTLSRMAELARERKVTLLAGSILETGAPGGRLYNTTVLFGPDGSRLAVYRKIHLFDVDVGDGTPYRESAAVAPGTDVVVADTELGRLGLSICYDLRFPELYRRLAHEGATLLAVPAAFTLMTGKDHWEVLLRARAIENQCYLFAPAQGGRHSPQRVTWGHAMVVDPWGLVTARASEGEGLAIAPVDPELLARIRRNLPCLQHRRLD; encoded by the coding sequence ATGTACCTGCTCGCCGCAGCACAGATGGTGTCCACCGCGGACAAGGCCCACAACCTCGACTCGGCCACCCGGCTCGTCCGGCGGGCCGCCGACCTGGGAGCGCGCTTGGTGGGCCTCCCCGAGAACTTCAGCTGGATGGGACCGGAGTCCGAGCGCTCTGGCGCCGCGGAGACACTCGACGGGCCGACGCTCTCGCGCATGGCCGAGCTGGCGCGCGAGCGGAAGGTGACGCTCCTGGCCGGCTCCATCCTGGAGACGGGCGCGCCCGGAGGTCGCCTCTACAACACCACCGTCCTCTTCGGACCGGATGGCTCGCGGCTGGCGGTGTACCGGAAGATCCACCTCTTCGACGTGGACGTGGGCGACGGCACGCCCTACCGCGAGTCGGCGGCGGTGGCGCCGGGCACCGACGTGGTGGTGGCCGACACGGAGCTGGGCCGGCTGGGCCTGTCCATCTGCTACGACCTGCGCTTCCCCGAGCTGTACCGGCGCCTGGCGCACGAGGGCGCCACGTTGCTGGCCGTCCCAGCCGCCTTCACGCTGATGACGGGCAAGGACCACTGGGAGGTGCTGCTGCGGGCGCGCGCCATCGAGAACCAGTGCTACCTCTTCGCTCCGGCGCAGGGCGGACGGCACTCCCCGCAGCGCGTCACCTGGGGCCACGCCATGGTGGTGGACCCCTGGGGACTGGTGACGGCCCGCGCCTCCGAGGGCGAGGGCCTGGCGATCGCCCCGGTGGACCCCGAGTTGCTCGCGCGCATCCGCAGGAATCTGCCGTGCCTGCAACATCGACGACTGGACTGA